In Laspinema palackyanum D2c, the genomic window TAACATTTGATAAGCTTCCTGCTCATCGGTTAAATTGCGCTGAATATTCCAGCGATCGGAGTCATTCGCACTCGCCAACTGTCGCTCTAGCTCTTGAATCGTCTCCCGCTGTAACTTCAACTCCTCTTCTTGACCATTCACAAATTGAAAAATTTTATCCAAATCGTGCTGGAGATTTTGTGCCAACCCTTGCAGTTCTTCAAGGGGCATCCGTTCCAGGGCTTCTATATCCACCTTGGGAACAACAGCCACCTGTTCAAACATCTCCGAAAGTTGAACCAATTGTTCCCTTAAAACCACTTGGTTTTGCACCTGAGCATCCAGAGTATTCGCCTGGTTTTGCTGAATCGAAAGCGTCTTTTCCAGGAGTTTCAACTGGGAGTGAGCCTCCGCTAAATCGAGCTGATTTTGTTCCCACTCGTGACGTAAGCGCCCTAATTCTTGTTGTTTAGCCTCCGCTTCTTGTTCTTCTACCTGCGCTTGGGAACGATGTTGTTCCAGACGTTGCCAATGTTCATCCAGAACCGCCTGCTGTGAGGAAATCTGTTCTAGGACAACTGCAATCTGTTCCCCCAAGGAGGCCGTCGGCGGGATCGTTTGGGTCAAATAATCGAGCAATTCCTGAATGTGAGTGGCGAGTCCCTCGTCCAACTGAACAGACTGTTGGGATTGAGCCAGTTGCGCCTCCATACTCTGTTTTTCAGACTGGAGTTTTTCCAGGGCCGCATCCAGTTCCTGCTGCTTGGCTTGAAGTCCATCGCGAATGCGTTGTGCTTCTTCCGAGGAGCCTTGAATTTCTTCGCGTTGGGACTCCAATTGAGCGATTTCTTCTTCTCGAACTTGAAGTTCCATTTCCCGGCGCTGGAGTTCCTGACTTTGGTAAGTCAGCGACTGCATCCACTGCTCAATTTCTTCTTCCTTGGTTTTAATTTTTTCTTGGCCTCGGGAGAATCCCTGCAAAATACTGACCAGACGATTCGCCGCCTCTTCAATATTGCCTTTAATTTGTTTATTAGGACTCAGATCGACGAGTACCAGAGTCCCCGCATTCAAATTATTGGCATCGTCCGCTGGGATCGTCTCCGATCCGGGTACTGCTGCCCAACTTTGTTCACCTCGCTGACAGGCGAGTAGTTTGAGTTCCGCTTTACCGCTACCCAGGCCAAAGCCGCTTTTCTGTTTTTGTACTTCTGCTAGATAAAGCACGCCGATCTTCCTCTTCCGTTTCTATGCCGAATTCTGATTTAAACCAATACTTTGATACGTTTTTGGTAACCTGAGTTAACCGCTTAATCAGTTGAAGACTGGCCTCAACTCACCGTATCAATTCCAGAAACAATCGGGTTTTTCTTGCAAAAACAGCAAGAATTAACCGTTAGAAAACTACTTTTAGACTACCTGTTGTTTAGGGTAAATCGTGCTAAACAATCAGGATATATTTGGGTGGGTTTAAGAGCCAACTTGCAAACCAATCCGGTTGCGACTTTATCCATTCAACTGCTCTATTCATTTTGATAAATCTGTGCCTCCTTGTTGACCCTGTTTGGCTCGACTTTAGTGCTAGATCCGCAGTCGTTTTAACTGTAAATTTTTTAATGTGAGGGGGAAATGATTTAACCCTTTGGAAGAGGGCATTTAAAATAATTCGGTTTAGGGCTATATCCGCCGATATCTGGACTAATAATAATTGAACTAATGTCAGATTAGGGATATCGGTTGGGCCTAAATTCCCGGGGTCTGACCCACTTATTTTTTGGGGGTAGAGAACACAATCAAAGTTAGCAGACAATGACCGGCTTAATTGAATCTTGCGAAAAGGATTCAAGGGAATAAGTTCTGGGCTTTTGGGCATTTTTGGTGCGTTTGATGTGGCTTTCATCGGTTAAAAACCTGTCTGAAACCCCGGGGGTTATGGTGAGAAGGGGATAGATTTTTTCGGGGATTTAATTCCGTTGGAACTCTCCGAAACCTGGATATGCTCCTTCAAACCGGGTTACCTAGATGTCTGATTTGGAGACGAGTCTGGCAACGGCTGAACAAGGCGATCATCTGAACTAGGGGGTATTCATTCGGTGTTTACCCGGTAACAGCATGATTGACTTTTTTCAGCATTGTAGCCGGTAGGGGTATCACCCGTTCCTTCCCATTGGGAGGGTTGCTGACCTCTGATCAGTCTATTGGGGGAGATTCCCCAAACGTTAACTGCGTTTAGTGCAGTCGTATTATGGCCTACTTAAATGGTAGCGTATCTTAGCATTTGTTAGCATAAGCTCACCTGTTGATCAACCCCAACGATGAGTGGAGTTTGACGGACAGCTGAGTTTTTTGACCTCCGGTGAATGGTTAGAATGATCTGGGTGGGTTAGGATGACTCGAACCCAGGCGATCCCCGAGGGGCGATCGTTGCGCCGATCCCTAACAGTAAACCAGACCGGGGAGAACTTAGATCAGCGATCGCCTCAATCAAGCTCGGCGATCGCCCCAAACAAGTGGGGAGAGGTTGACCTATAATCAGAACGAACACTGTATGTAGATCGCTCCGGTGGAGATCCCCAACTAGGTCAGTAGCCGATCTATCTGCTGTTGTCTGCGCTTTTAGGGTTCAAACAGCGCCTGGGAGAGTGGTGGTCCCAGAAGCCCGACTGGACCTTCTGGCTGACCCTTCACCCACCGCTGGCAACAGAAAAAGTCTAAAAACTTGGAACACACAGATGGCAACGACGAGTCAGAACCTATAAAGGCGTATCATACCCTATCAGGGAAGCGATCGCATAAGGTCAAACTCGGTTGAATGGTAGACCCCGGAATCTCCCATCGGCCAAGTACCGGCAGAGAAAGAAAATTTGGTTCTATTGTATCAGGCCCAGGACCGTTTAAAGCCAGTGGTTGCACAACCCCCAACCCCGGGAGTGGTCGCAACCGACGAGTTCTCGGGTGGGA contains:
- the hmpF gene encoding pilus motility taxis protein HmpF — protein: MLYLAEVQKQKSGFGLGSGKAELKLLACQRGEQSWAAVPGSETIPADDANNLNAGTLVLVDLSPNKQIKGNIEEAANRLVSILQGFSRGQEKIKTKEEEIEQWMQSLTYQSQELQRREMELQVREEEIAQLESQREEIQGSSEEAQRIRDGLQAKQQELDAALEKLQSEKQSMEAQLAQSQQSVQLDEGLATHIQELLDYLTQTIPPTASLGEQIAVVLEQISSQQAVLDEHWQRLEQHRSQAQVEEQEAEAKQQELGRLRHEWEQNQLDLAEAHSQLKLLEKTLSIQQNQANTLDAQVQNQVVLREQLVQLSEMFEQVAVVPKVDIEALERMPLEELQGLAQNLQHDLDKIFQFVNGQEEELKLQRETIQELERQLASANDSDRWNIQRNLTDEQEAYQMLDQTLVGQRRNLRERQETLTHHQAVLARRQGHGDATPIKQAQPLDPVLAQIDQQKQSWDEQLAQIKQEIEQTGQSLEAVQGQVSDRANQMDGKRQAIEQFEAQLAQLRSSAAQLRGRVTNYEEMLQPLQDKLNELKAKLEEVSSLLTQVQETEGHQQQAVTQLRDLLTGLITSQSPELAAS